In Mustela nigripes isolate SB6536 chromosome 2, MUSNIG.SB6536, whole genome shotgun sequence, a single window of DNA contains:
- the LOC132012467 gene encoding keratin-associated protein 10-8-like isoform X1, with protein sequence MAASTLSVCSSDRSYGSRVCLPGSCDSCPDSSWQVDDCPESCCEPPCCDNSCCAPSCLTLICTPASCGSSPCQPACTSSCQPSCCSSSPCQEDCCVSLCCKPVCCTPVCCKPVCCTPVCCTPVCCKPVCCTPVCCKPVCCTPVCSGPSPCSAPSCCQPSPCSSSCCGPSSCVSLLCRPVCRPACCVPASSCCAPDSSCQPSCCRRASCVSLLCRPVGSRQACCVPASAQKSCC encoded by the exons ATGGCCGCATCCACCCTGTCCGTCTGCTCCAGCGACCGGAGCTACGGCAGCCGCGTCTGCCTGCCCGGCTCCTGTGACTCCTGCCCCGACTCCTCCTGGCAGGTGGACGACTGCCCAGAGAGCTGCTGCGAGCCCC CCTGCTGTGACAACAGCTGCTGTGCCCCTTCTTGCCTGACCCTCATCTGCACCCCTGCAAGCTGTGGATCCAGCCCCTGCCAACCAGCCTGCACCAGCTCctgccagccctcctgctgcagctcctccccctgccaggaagactgctgtgtgtctctctgctgCAAGCCCGTCTGCTGCACCCCTGTGTGCTGCAAGCCCGTCTGTTGCACCCCTGTCTGCTGCACCCCTGTCTGCTGTAAGCCCGTCTGCTGCACCCCTGTCTGCTGCAAGCCCGTCTGCTGCACCCCTGTCTGCTctgggccctccccctgctcagctccctcctgctgtcagcccagcccctgctcctcGTCCTGCTGCGGACCGTCCTCCTGCGTGTCGCTGCTCTGCCGCCCCGTGTGCAGGCCCGCCTGCTGTGTGCCCGCCTCCTCCTGCTGTGCCCCTGACTCCTCCTGCCAGCCCAGCTGTTGCCGCCGAGCCTCCTGCGTGTCCCTGCTCTGCCGCCCTGTGGGTTCCCGCCAGGCCTGCTGCGTGCCCGCCTCGGCCCAGAAGTCCTGCTGCTGA
- the LOC132012467 gene encoding keratin-associated protein 10-8-like isoform X2, whose amino-acid sequence MAASTLSVCSSDRSYGSRVCLPGSCDSCPDSSWQVDDCPESCCEPPCCAPSCLTLICTPASCGSSPCQPACTSSCQPSCCSSSPCQEDCCVSLCCKPVCCTPVCCKPVCCTPVCCTPVCCKPVCCTPVCCKPVCCTPVCSGPSPCSAPSCCQPSPCSSSCCGPSSCVSLLCRPVCRPACCVPASSCCAPDSSCQPSCCRRASCVSLLCRPVGSRQACCVPASAQKSCC is encoded by the exons ATGGCCGCATCCACCCTGTCCGTCTGCTCCAGCGACCGGAGCTACGGCAGCCGCGTCTGCCTGCCCGGCTCCTGTGACTCCTGCCCCGACTCCTCCTGGCAGGTGGACGACTGCCCAGAGAGCTGCTGCGAGCCCCC CTGCTGTGCCCCTTCTTGCCTGACCCTCATCTGCACCCCTGCAAGCTGTGGATCCAGCCCCTGCCAACCAGCCTGCACCAGCTCctgccagccctcctgctgcagctcctccccctgccaggaagactgctgtgtgtctctctgctgCAAGCCCGTCTGCTGCACCCCTGTGTGCTGCAAGCCCGTCTGTTGCACCCCTGTCTGCTGCACCCCTGTCTGCTGTAAGCCCGTCTGCTGCACCCCTGTCTGCTGCAAGCCCGTCTGCTGCACCCCTGTCTGCTctgggccctccccctgctcagctccctcctgctgtcagcccagcccctgctcctcGTCCTGCTGCGGACCGTCCTCCTGCGTGTCGCTGCTCTGCCGCCCCGTGTGCAGGCCCGCCTGCTGTGTGCCCGCCTCCTCCTGCTGTGCCCCTGACTCCTCCTGCCAGCCCAGCTGTTGCCGCCGAGCCTCCTGCGTGTCCCTGCTCTGCCGCCCTGTGGGTTCCCGCCAGGCCTGCTGCGTGCCCGCCTCGGCCCAGAAGTCCTGCTGCTGA